The DNA region TGCGACCAGCCGTACTTCGCGGCGTCGGCGGATCCGGAAGCGGGGGTCGCGGCTTCCGGGACGGGAGTGGAGACCTCCCGAGCGGGGGTGGAGGCCTCCCGAGCGGGGGTGGAGACCTTCGGCGCGGGAGTGGGGGCCTCCGGGACGACGGTGGATGCCTCCGGGTCGGCGGCTGGAGCGCCCGGTGCGGGAGCGGGAACTCCTGGGGCTGTGGTCGGAACGCCCGGTGCGGGGGCGGGAGTTCCCGGTGCGGCGGCCGACGGCCCCTTCGAGCAGGCCCGCTGGTTCGCCCGCCACCACATCGCGCTTCCGCTCTATCCAACGCTCACCCGGGCCGAGCAGTTCCGGGTGGTCGAGGCCTTGCGCGGCGAGTTGTCGTGACGGGGCCGGACGACGAGGCTCCGGTCCTCTCCGCGTACCGCAGGGGCGACTGGCAGCCGTCCCTGGACACAGCCCCGCTGCCCGGCGCGAGCCGCACCCGCCTCGCCCTCGTCCCGCACATCGTCGCCCACTCCGACCGCCGCTGGTGGGACGGCGTCCGCGCGGACCTGGCCCCGCTGTCGGGCCGCCGCGAACTCGTCCTTTCCGCCCTGGAGTTGTTCCGGCACGGCACCGTCACCATCGGCGGCATCGGGCCGCAGAGCGCGGACGCCTTCCGGGCGGCCCTGTGGGACACCGCCGGACTGCCGGGGCCGCTGGTCGAGCGGTGGGGGGCGATGCTGTACGAGGGGGCCGCGCGCCGCGAGGCCACCGCCCCGGACGACGCGCTCGCGCTGGTGGCGCTGCCCGGCAACACCTTCACCTGCCTGGACTCCGTCCTGGAGCAGGCCGAACGGTCCGCGTGTGTCTGGGTGCGCCCGAGCCGCCGCGAACCGCTGTCCGCGGCCAGGCTGCTCGCGGCGCTCCTCGCCGTCGGCTGGCCGCCCCCGCGCCTCGGCCTGTACCCCACCGAACAGCACACCCTGCACGGCCTGTTGAAACTCACCGACCGGCACATCGTGTACGGCGGCGCGGGGCTCGCCGCGTCGGTGCGGGAGTCGCCCGCGCTGACGCTGCACGGACCCGGCCGGGGCTGCGCACTCGTGTCACCAGGCACTCCCGCCGGACCCGCCGGTTCCACTGACACCCTTGCCCCTCATGATTCCGTCGACTGTGTTGACGGCTCTGTTGACAGCGCTGTCGACAGCTCTGTTGACGACACGGTGGCCTGGTTGCTCCCGTTGATCGCCGCGGATTCGGGCCGCTTCTGCAGCAACGTGCGCACGGTCGTGTGCGTGGATCACGACCCGGAGCCCCTGGCCAAGGCCCTCGCGACCGCGCTCGACGCGCTCCATCCGGGTCCCGCGCCCGACCCGACCGATCCTCAGTGGCCGCTGACCGCCTTCCGGGAGGCCGGTGAGGCCGACCGCGCCGCCGCGTCCGTACGCGACCGCCTGCGCCCCGGCGACCGCCTGCTCACCCGCGAGCCGACGGTGGTCACAGGCACCGGCGCCGGCCCAGGTGCCGCCACCGGCGCCGACGCCTACGTACGCCCTCAACTGGCCCTGCTCCAGGACGACCCCGCGGCACCGTCGCACCCGCTCATCGGCCACGAGGTCCCCTTCCCCTTCGCCGCCGTGCTCCGTGCCACCGCCGACGCCGCGCGTGCCCTCGCCGACGAAGCCCTGTTCGTGTACCGACCGCCGGCGACACCAGGAGGAGCCCCATGACGACCGCGGCCCGCCGAGAACACGCCCCGCAGGTCACCTTCGACGGCCTGTACGACACGTTGCGCGAGCGCGTGCCCGAGCTGGCCGTGGACATCGACGTGTGGACGCGCCGCATGATGCGCTGGCACTTCCACCCGGACACCGGCTCCCCGTTCTGGGTCGGGCGCCGGGACCGACTCGGCTTCGACCCGCTCACGGACGTCGACGGCTTCGCGGCACTGGAGCTGTTCGGGCTCTTCGACAAGGGCGAGCTGCGCGCGGCGAGCGCCCTGGACCTGCGCCCGCGCGGCTATCGCGACCGGCCGTTCCGGGTCTTCGAGACAGGCGGCACCACCGGAGCGCCCTGCCGGATCGTGAACGTCACACGCCTCGCGTACGACGTGGAGGTCTACCGGACCGTCCTGGAGGCGCGCGGCGTCGCGGGCGGTGACATCCTCGCGATGACGCCGAGCGGTCCGCACGCGTACGGGCACTTCGTGGAGGGTCTCGCGGACAGTTGGCGGGGCGCCGTGTTCGCCATCGACTTCGACCCGCGCTGGGTGAAGGCGTCGCTGCGCGCGGGCGGCGAGGCGGACTCCTACACCGCGCACCTGGTGGAGCAGACCCTGACCCTGCTGGCCGCCGAGCGGCCCACGCTCCTGTTCACCACGTCCCGGCTGCTCCTCGAACTGGCCATGCGGCTGCCGCGCCCCCTGCACAGCTACGGCATCCGCGCGGTGTGCACCGGCGGCACCACGTGCAGCGCCGCCGAGGCCGCGTTCCTGCGCCAGGAACACCTGGACGGCGTGCAGTGGATCGACACGTACGGCAACACACTGGCGGGCCACGCGCTGCAGGCCGACGCGGTGCCGGGCGCTCCCGCGCTGCCCGGCGGCACCGGGCACTCGTACCACCTGCCGCCGCCCTTCGCGGTGCTCCAGGTCGTCGACCCCGCCGATCCCTGGCGCGAGGTGCCCGTGGGCGAGCGCGGGCGGGTGCGGGTCACCACGCTCCTGGAGGACCTGTTCCTGCCGAATCTCCTCGAACGGGACAGCGCGATCCGGACCGGTCCGCACCCGTGGTTCCCGTGGGACGGAGTGGCGGCGGTGCAGGCGTTCCACGACGGTCCGACGGGCCCCGGGGAGGCGGTCGAGGGCGTCTACTGACCCGCCTCTCCGCTTCCTTGACGACCCATCAACCATGGACGGACTCGACGACGCATTGACCGTCCTTCCACCTCTTGACTGCTGAGCCCACGCATGGACGGGACAGTCAACTGTTGACGACCTGCGCACTGGTGATCTGACGACGACCCGCTGACGTAAGGACTCCTCGTGAATCTCTCGTCGAACGGCGTGCCCATACCCTTCTCCCCCGAGTTGTTCGGCCCGCTGCGCGCCACCGACCCGGATCGGATGCCGGACCCCGTCGCTCTGCGGGCACGGCTGCACGCGGACGGATATCTGTATCTGCCGGACTTCCTCGACCGCGAGCAGGTGCTGCGACTGCGCGCCAGGTACTTCTCCCAGCTGCCCGCGGGCTATCTCGCGCCGGGCACCAGCGCGCGCGAGGGCGTGTTCTCGGGGCGGGTGCCGGAGGGGCTGCCGGAGTACGGTGTGGCGGGGCATCCCGCGCACGCCTTCGTCCGCTCGGAGACCTTCGACCGGTTCCTCGACGACCCGCGGCTGCGCAAGCTGGCGGCCGACCTGCTCGACGGCGACGCCCGGATGCTGCCGCGCCGCATCCTGCGCCACTTCCACCGCGGGGTGCGCCGGGCCTCGCGTGCCCATGTCGACTTCGACTACATGGACGAGGGTTCGCCGCAGGTCGTCACGACCTGGATCCCGGTCGGCGACTGCCCGCCGCAGTCGGGGGCGCTGGTGTACCTGGAGGGTTCGCACACGCTGCCTCCGGAGGCATACGAGTCGCTGCGGGACACCACGGACCGGCCGGACGACCGCCGTCAGATCTGCCACGACCTGGAGTTCACCGCGCGCAGCCTGGGGCGGCGCTGGCTGTGGACGGACTTCGCGGCGGGTGACGTCATGGTGCACGTGCCGCACATCATCCATGCCTCGCTGGACGCGACGACGGACGCGATGCGGCTGTCCATCGACACGCGCTTCATCCGTCAGTCGGACACGCCGGACCCACGGTGGCTGAA from Streptomyces flavofungini includes:
- a CDS encoding phytanoyl-CoA dioxygenase family protein, which produces MNLSSNGVPIPFSPELFGPLRATDPDRMPDPVALRARLHADGYLYLPDFLDREQVLRLRARYFSQLPAGYLAPGTSAREGVFSGRVPEGLPEYGVAGHPAHAFVRSETFDRFLDDPRLRKLAADLLDGDARMLPRRILRHFHRGVRRASRAHVDFDYMDEGSPQVVTTWIPVGDCPPQSGALVYLEGSHTLPPEAYESLRDTTDRPDDRRQICHDLEFTARSLGRRWLWTDFAAGDVMVHVPHIIHASLDATTDAMRLSIDTRFIRQSDTPDPRWLKAWSADDGA